The following proteins come from a genomic window of Diorhabda carinulata isolate Delta chromosome X, icDioCari1.1, whole genome shotgun sequence:
- the LOC130900386 gene encoding adenomatous polyposis coli homolog isoform X2 → MSLPVSQYEALLAEMRGLRRKAQRVQQMARPLLQAGSSPLSTYSLDGAVAAGFGEFRSSNEQFYNDGSCEPLDYTMESLLLGRHNGTSTNYDHGASSSVEGDTTCSEDEYGGATRSSTKLSVSSEPTPDTNRIGGLYHGTWPVERTMWNSEPTSLGIKGDDRNSRKNIGNQMEVNSVMSFASSSGGVPLDRVLCSPERNKWSSQQLEAKMDVVHSLLSMLGGQDHVDMGETLLALSTCPESCLAMRQSGCIPLLVQLVQSDRDGETRTKAAQALHNLVHSQPDEKLRKRESRVLKLLDHCRAYTEAIKNNLDFQLMENSSNSEDGDRHPVQTVAHLMKLSFDEGHRQAICQLGGIHTIATLVEVEHTMHGSTSNESHCILMRRYACMALTNLTFGDSGNKALLCSFKEFMRSLVVQLESSSDELRQVTASVLRNLSWRADSTSKEILREVGSVGGLMRAAMVDNKENTLKSILSALWNLSAHCTENKSEICSVNNALGFLVDLLTYKTPTKSLAIIENSGGILRNISSQIAVRDDYREILRRHNCLQILLDQLKSPSLTVVSNACGTLWNLSAKCRIDQEALWQMGAPGMLRCLNHSKHKMIAMGSSAALKNLLSAKPQQMFHQELDATALTLNLPVLPTLGARKQKALMQDLDSNLTETYENIEKESPINKEPIRKTEIQNLSNNFSSLNLNEPSTSNFPTDPRLTPRLPPSCGSSSLSYKRQNCTFIPVRNKFSDCGYDDEIDVSDQPIDYSKKYSETKVANTDNQDTSSQEKNFGMYAETDLDQPTDYSLRYAEDDSDEEITKNEDTLKTYCTEDTPYETPFNFSTATSMSDLRIDDKQVIDNDKLKERETKASKKISESPEEKERCSTEDISDLNKLSDKIPKSELSSGLMSPEKPINYAEEGTPGYFSRVSSFGSLTSIPANETIKGRKQSTANTETTTKPEEKVSPKPPTEGKAVKFERVVNYAEETPLMFSRSSSLASLDSIEQHSIHDDRSSVVSDFSRLTSGIVSPSELPDSPTQTVPPSPKPRNTSLEFPSGSKVRMEGKVGRTSLKPSVFEDNTTKFKEESTPIQFSTATSLSSLTIDDHEENCEQANGSRKEEDAIDVSEKVENEEAEKKDEEKETTPSDTNDEFVVESDVDEDMLADCISIGMQNSRHSESKSILTSTPTKLPVSSFKYTPKGTTNSGIPTPRSSQRLNVHTNQLKSSEFDNNVNVTINQVDTIRTYCTEDTPVRLSNAASNSDLSLLSTCNDKESSRKGDYLSDDSSNLSGENDNILAECIQSGMPKAKKDAKQLPSNSKSPRRNSPSAVVGTSSTKYPPVDSIIGNTRKSEAPKVRQSDLNRRDNSLSVYSNAGRDELENYAVENSPCHFSLRSSLSDLTVDGSVAALKRNVTNNNTECPSNKSEAPHSSHNQTINKTDQNINVKQESRRESLSSISVESLGSLEAEQALLEQCISSGMPKSNPGSRSKPLDIPITRLTSPPLAASTSPDPNPKNVSAASVAGNTNCSYNEPPPENRSNAVADVEKNQNEIEENDRRREAREKIEIPIRNNLTDTSPDKCSPSEETLSPDGTRSGSRDSLHKILDVIEDRLIRSCEDSKVVDNRMLDPDAMIESLDRFTAELMSQASHLNNYKVSTGDNTWNEEISPNDVTFPSISGSAPNVITFSNEEEDLKEEVVDPTNDFTSLDTSTMTDSTLIAIEAGKIATVFKNEADMSISAASLELDHVQPPSQMNSLTNSAVGLPKSPKLPRRKKSLPIGLMVRRALNNSLNNGSSLESLSNLDHVNPPSDLLDDMEGSTTSVASLPIDNKIDFIIDGPINDRRTIFDSRQPFSELEHINPPSLFNEITDFCNSLADVPTEGIGSETEIFEDCFSQVVDRTDDTIAEDIPDGVSESIMETALDNDDDDTTIFSDAKSSMESTPKKIKSLSKSMTTKQRRNQARDRYKTYTIAAEMVMREEIDKQNEVSEDFKTADFDSGVADADSTTSSYLESSIGKEKLTPKERRRMDRSRFETQILDRAITDVLQQPVITSTSPQTSNSNSCSSSPAQSPARTKLSIRRSFMQKRLENKERFRTRTISESSFSPEVSSASPPLNGETEVQMHLQKEANRVLKTLRDTKTQDELLDCETLSLVSNDDDSEYNSGGSANYRTYHKSWGLKKNVPVIANDKEIRQSNSSPFVEEYCSDKEKSDEGEQKGKPKIVKPDDKDSTEDNVIEEQPKSIRGRRKPLYSKTGTGTTPRSIKPVKTVTSNLVKNVTSTLKFGASLKTVVDKPNKKGVIQSRTSSGYGSVSPKTSPSRTPTSSKSSPKHVTSKTNPNSSKGTPPLDRQGTFTKDEQSPNSTVSSTQNKSTSRIPMVSKIPSFTSKIASKIATPSPVSKIPGKPPVNTPRNGFVKSASSDRANRNPKIYNRSTSADSREPVVRKIQSSPSTQSLKGDGRSQQNVTLKKSSIPSLTQRSSSNNNLNSSGSSGSAKKQVTSKIASLWKKIEDSKKKVQKPDTRVWIHAENEPEPPRLIRSNTFDNKDSVGLKPHNENNIARLDDNVTTDSF, encoded by the exons ATGTCGTTACCGGTGTCTCAGTATGAAGCCCTGCTGGCTGAGATGCGCGGTTTGAGGCGTAAAGCCCAGCGTGTCCAGCAAATGGCCAGACCTCTACTACAAGCTGGTTCTTCACCTTTATCAACATATTCACTGGATGGTGCTGTTGCTGCTGGATTCGGAGAGTTCAGATCAAGCAACGAACAGTTTTAT AACGATGGGTCTTGTGAACCATTAGATTATACCATGGAATCTCTATTATTAGGAAGACATAATGGGACATCTACTAAC TATGACCATGGTGCCTCTAGTAGCGTCGAGGGCGATACCACGTGTAGCGAAGACGAATACGGGGGGGCGACGAGAAGTAGTACTAAATTATCGGTTAGTAGTGAACCGACACCTGATACAAATCGAATCGGTGGCTTATACCATGGAACTTGGCCCGTAGAAAGAACTATGTGGAATTCGGAACCTACAAGTTTAGGAATAAAAGGGGACGAtcgaaattctagaaaaaacaTTGGAAATCAAATG GAAGTGAATAGTGTGATGAGTTTTGCTTCGAGCTCGGGTGGTGTACCATTAGACAGAGTTTTATGTAGTCCGGAAAGAAATAAATGGTCTTCCCAACAATTAGAAGCCAAAATGGATGTGGTACACAGCCTATTATCGATGTTAGGAGGCCAGGACCACGTCGACATGGGTGAAACGCTTTTAGCACTCAGTACTTGCCCCGAAAGTTGCCTAGCCATGAGACAATCGGGTTGTATCCCTTTATTGGTGCAGTTAGTGCAATCCGATAGGGACGGAGAGACTAGAACTAAAGCGGCACAAGCCCTACACAATTTAGTACATTCTCAACCCGATGAGAAGTTGAGGAAACGCGAGAGTAGAGTTTTGAAACTTCTCGATCACTGTAGAGCTTACACGGAagcaattaaaaacaatttggaTTTCCAATTGATGGAAAATAGTTCGAATTCGGAAG ACGGCGATAGGCATCCTGTACAAACGGTAGCTCATCTTATGAAATTGTCATTCGACGAAGGACATAGACAGGCGATATGTCAGTTGGGAGGCATACATACGATAGCTACGTTAGTGGAG GTGGAGCACACGATGCACGGTAGCACGTCAAACGAATCGCACTGTATATTGATGCGTAGATACGCTTGCATGGCATTAACTAACCTCACTTTCGGCGACAGCGGTAACAAAGCCTTGTTGTGCTCTTTTAAGGAATTTATGCGTTCCTTGGTGGTACAACTTGAGAGTTCCAGCGACGAACTAAGACAG GTAACCGCCAGCGTGTTGAGGAATCTATCTTGGAGGGCCGATTCGACATCTAAGGAAATATTGAGGGAAGTCGGTTCAGTTGGGGGTTTAATGAGAGCCGCTATGGTGGATAACAAAGAAAACACCTTGAAATCCATCCTATCGGCATTGTGGAATCTATCGGCTCATTGTACGGAAAACAAATCTGAGATATGTTCGGTGAATAACGCCCTAGGGTTCTTGGTGGATCTCCTGACGTACAAAACCCCCACTAAATCGTTGGCGATTATAGAAAATTCCGGGGGGATATTGAGGAACATCTCGAGTCAGATAGCCGTCCGGGACGATTACAGGGAGATATTGCGTCGACATAATTGTTTGCAAATACTATTGGATCAGTTGAAGTCCCCCAGTTTGACGGTGGTTAGTAACGCTTGCGGAACGTTGTGGAATCTATCGGCGAAATGTCGGATCGATCAGGAGGCCTTGTGGCAGATGGGCGCTCCCGGTATGCTGAGATGTTTGAATCATTCCAAACATAAGATGATTGCGATGGGTTCGAGTGCTGCTTTGAAAAATCTGCTTAGCGCTAAACCACAACAGATGTTCCATCAGGAGTTGGACGCTACGGCTTTGACGTTAAATTTACCTGTTCTACCAACTTTAg GTGCCAGGAAACAAAAGGCACTAATGCAAGACTTGGACTCGAATCTAACTGAAACATACGAAAACATCGAAAAAGAATCGCCTATAAACAAGGAACCTATAAGGAAAAccgaaatacaaaatttaagcA ataatttttcgAGTCTCAACTTGAATGAACCGTCGACTTCGAATTTTCCCACCGATCCTCGATTGACGCCCCGTTTACCGCCGAGCTGCGGTAGCTCGAGTTTATCGTACAAACGACAGAATTGTACGTTCATACCGGTCAGAAACAAATTTTCCGATTGCGGTTACGACGACGAAATCGACGTATCCGATCAACCGATAGATTATAGCAAAAAATACTCGGAAACCaag GTAGCGAATACGGATAATCAGGATACCTCGTCGCAGGAAAAGAATTTCGGTATGTACGCCGAAACGGATCTGGATCAACCGACGGATTATTCGTTGCGTTACGCCGAAGATGATTCCGATGAAGAGATAACGAAAAACGAGGATACTTTGAAAACTTATTGTACGGAAGATACTCCGTACGAGACGCCTTTTAATTTTTCGACGGCGACTTCCATGTCAGATTTGAGGATTGACGATAAACAAGTCATTGATAATGATAAACTCAAAGAAAGGGAAACGAAAGCTAGTAAAAAG ATAAGCGAAAGCCCCGAAGAAAAAGAACGTTGCAGCACCGAAGACATATCCGATTTGAACAAACTCTCCGATAAAATACCGAAATCCGAACTCAGTTCCGGCCTAATGTCACCGGAAAAACCGATAAATTACGCTGAAGAAGGCACCCCCGGATATTTTTCCAGAGTAAGCAGCTTCGGTTCACTAACATCCATACCTGCTAACGAAACCATCAAAGGACGCAAACAATCGACCGCAAATACCGAAACCACAACCAAACCAGAGGAAAAAGTATCACCAAAACCACCAACTGAAGGTAAAGCCGTCAAATTCGAGAGGGTGGTTAATTACGCCGAAGAAACACCACTAATGTTTTCCag atcTAGTTCGTTAGCATCTTTGGATAGCATCGAACAGCATTCCATACACGACGACAGAAGTTCGGTGGTATCTGATTTCAGTCGGTTGACCAGCGGTATAGTTTCCCCCAGTGAATTACCGGATTCTCCCACACAAACCGTACCCCCGAGTCCTAAACCGAGAAATACGTCACTGGAATTCCCGTCCGGTtcgaaa gTTAGAATGGAAGGGAAAGTTGGTAGAACTTCGTTAAAACCGAGCGTTTTCGAAGACAACACCACGAAATTTAAAGAAGAAAGCACCCCTATACAATTTTCCACTGCCACGAGTTTGAGCAGTTTGACAATTGATGATCACGAAGAAAATTGCGAACAG GCAAATGGGAGTAGGAAAGAAGAAGACGCGATCGATGTATCTGAGAAAGTAGAAAATGAAGAAGCGGAAAAAAAGGATGAGGAAAAGGAAACTACTCCGTCGGATACTAATGATGAATTTGTCGTTGAATCTGATGTTGATGAAGATATGTTGGCGGATTGTATTAGTATCGGGATGCAAAATAGCAG GCACAGCGAATCAAAATCGATACTGACATCAACTCCAACTAAATTACCCGTTTCTAGCTTCAAGTATACACCTAAAGGAACCACTAACAGCGGTATTCCAACACCAAGATCAAGTCAGAGATTAAATGTGCATACAAATCAGTTAAAATCATCAGAATTCGATAACAATGTCAACGTTACTATCAATCag gtaGACACTATACGGACGTATTGCACCGAAGATACCCCAGTCAGATTAAGTAACGCAGCTTCAAATTCCGATTTAAGTCTATTATCAACATGCAACGACAAAGAAAGTTCCAGAAAAGGAGATTATCTATCGGACGACAGTAGCAATTTATCGG GTGAAAACGACAACATCCTCGCCGAATGCATCCAATCGGGTATGCCGAAAGCGAAAAAGGACGCCAAACAACTACCGTCAAATAGTAAGTCGCCTCGACGGAATAGTCCTTCGGCGGTCGTCGGTACGTCGTCGACGAAATATCCTCCCGTCGACTCGATCATTGGTAATACGAGAAAAAGCGAAGCCCCGAAAGTTCGTCAGTCGGATTTAAATAGAAGAGATAATTCGTTGTCGGTTTATTCGAACGCAGGTCGCGACGAATTGGAAAATTACGCCGTGGAAAATAGTCCTTGTCATTTTTCGTTGAGGAGCAGTTTGAGTGATTTGACCGTCGACGGTAGTGTGGCAGCTTTGAAGAG GAATGTTACTAACAACAACACTGAATGCCCGTCTAATAAATCCGAAGCACCCCATAGCTCCCATAACCAAACAA TCAATAAAACCGATCAAAATATCAACGTTAAACAGGAATCTAGAAGAGAATCCTTGTCATCGATCAGCGTAGAATCCTTAGGATCGCTAGAAGCCGAACAAGCCTTATTAGAACAATGCATTTCGTCCGGAATGCCTAAAAGCAACCCCGGAAGTAGATCGAAACCTCTAGATATACCGATAACGag gTTAACTTCTCCGCCGCTAGCAGCATCTACCAGTCCGGATCCGAATCCAAAAAACGTGAGTGCTGCGTCTGTTGCCGGGAACACCAATTGCAGCTACAACGAACCTCCTCCCGAAAACCGATCCAACGCGGTAGCAgacgtagaaaaaaatcaaaacgagATAGAGGAGAACGATCGACGTCGAGAGGCGCGAGAGAAAATAGAGATCCCAATAAGGAACAACCTCACAGATACATCACCGGACAAATGCTCGCCTTCAGAAGAGACCTTATCCCCAGACGGGACGAGGAGTGGATCTAGAGACTCGTTACATAAAATATTGGATGTCATAGAAGACAGATTGATACGTAGCTGCGAAGATTCCAAAGTAGTCGACAATCGGATGCTAGATCCGGACGCGATGATCGAATCTCTAGATCGGTTTACCGCCGAATTAATGTCCCAAGCTAgtcatttgaataattataaagtttCCACTGGGGATAATACTTGGAATGAAGAAATTTCCCCAAACGACGTTACTTTTCCTAGTATATCAGGCAGTGCACCGAACGTTATCACTTTTAGTAACGAAGAAGAAG atttaaaagaagaagTTGTCGATCCTACTAACGATTTTACATCATTGGATACTTCCACGATGACCGACAGTACTTTGATAGCTATAGAAGCCGGTAAAATAGCGACGGTTTTTAAAAACGAGGCGGATATGTCGATTAGTGCCGCGTCGTTGGAATTAGACCACGTCCAACCGCCTTCACAGATGAATTCGTTGACAAACAGCGCCGTGGGATTACCGAAAAGTCCTAAATTacctagaagaaaaaaatccttACCGATCGGTTTGATGGTTAGACGCGCTCTGAATAATTCTCTAAATAACGGCTCGAGTTTGGAGAGTCTTTCTAATTTGGATCACGTGAATCCTCCGTCGGATTTACTCGACGATATGGAAGGTAGTACGACGAGCGTCGCCAGTTTGCCGATCgataataaaatcgattttatcaTCGACGGTCCAATTAACGATCGACGTACCATATTCGATTCGAGGCAACCTTTCAGCGAATTGGAACACATCAATCCGCCGTCGTTGTTTAACGAAATTACGGATTTCTGTAATTCTTTAGCCGACGTACCTACAGAGGGCATCGGTAGCGAAACGGAAATATTCGAAGATTGCTTTAGTCAAGTAGTCGATCGGACGGACGATACAATCGCCGAAGATATACCGGACGGAGTTTCTGAATCTA TTATGGAAACCGCATTGGACAACGATGACGACGATACGACCATATTTTCAGACGCGAAAAGTAGCATGGAGTCGACTCCGAAAAAGATAAAGAGTCTCAGTAAATCGATGACTACGAAACAGAGGAGGAATCAAGCTAGAGACCGTTACAAAACGTACACAATAGCAGCTGAGATGGTTATGCGCGAAGAAATCGACAAACAAAACGAAGTTAGCGAAGATTTCAAAACTGCCGATTTCGATAGCGGTGTAGCAGACGCCGATAGTACGACTAGCAGTTATCTTGAATCGTCTATCGGCAAAGAAAAATTAACGCCGAAAGAAAGAAGGCGAATGGATAGATCCCGCTTCGAAACACAAATATTGGATCGAGCCATAACAGATGTACTCCAACAACCAGTGATAACTTCTACTTCTCCTCAAACGTCTAATTCCAATAGTTGTTCTTCCTCTCCAGCTCAAAGTCCCGCCAGGACTAAATTGAGCATCAGGAGAAGTTTTATGCAAAAAAGACTGGAAAATAAGGAACGGTTCAGGACGAGGACCATCAGCGAATCCAGTTTTTCTCCAGAAGTATCGTCCGCTTCGCCACCTTTGAACGGCGAAACGGAAGTACAGATGCATCTACAGAAAGAAGCTAATCG ggTATTAAAAACTCTTCGGGACACCAAAACTCAAGACGAACTACTAGATTGCGAGACGTTGAGTTTGGTGAGCAACGACGACGATTCCGAGTACAATTCTGGAGGTTCTGCGAATTACAGAACGTATCACAAGAGTTGGGGATTGAAGAAAAACGTTCCGGTTATTGCGAACGATAAGGAGATCCGACAGTCGAACTCGAGTCCATTCGTCGAGGAATATTGTTCCGATAAAGAGAAAAGTGATGAGGGTGAACAAAAAGGGAAACCGAAAATCGTTAAACCCGACGATAAAGATTCTACAGAGGATAATGTTATCGAAGAACAACCTAAAAGTATTAgag GTCGTAGGAAACCGCTTTATTCGAAAACCGGAACCGGTACAACACCGAGAAGCATCAAACCAGTGAAAACGGTAACTTCTAACTTGGTAAAAAACGTTACCTCGACCCTCAAATTCGGTGCATCCTTAAAAACAGTCGTGGATAAACCGAATAAAAAAGGCGTGATACAAAGTAGGACATCAAGTGGATATGGTTCTGTATCTCCCAAAACGAGTCCTTCCAGAACACCGACCAGTTCTAAAAGTAGCCCGAAACATGTGACATCAAAAACTAATCCGAATTCTTCCaaag GAACCCCACCGTTGGATCGTCAAGGTACGTTCACCAAAGACGAACAAAGTCCCAACAGTACAGTTTCTTCGACACAAAATAAATCGACCAGTAGAATACCGATGGTATCAAAGATTCCATCGTTTACATCTAAAATAGCTTCAAAAATTGCTACACCTTCCCCAGTTTCTAAAATACCCGGTAAACCGCCGGTCAATACGCCCAGAAACGGTTTCGTTAAATCTGCCAGTTCCGATAGAGCCAACAGGAACCCCAAAATATACAATAGATCAACAAGCGCCGACAGTAGAGAACCTGTCGTTAGAAAAATTCAATCCAGCCCCTCCACTCAAAGTTTGAAAGGTGACGGAAGGTCACAACAAAACGTCACTCTTAAGAAATCTTCTATACCGAGCCTTACACAAAG gtcGAGCAGTAATAACAATTTGAATTCGAGCGGAAGTTCCGGTAGTGCCAAGAAGCAAGTGACCAGTAAAATTGCtagtttatggaaaaaaatcgaaGATAGCAAAAAGAAAGTTCAAAAACCTGATACTCGCGTGTGGATACATGCTGAAAATGAACCTGAACCACCACGTTTGATTAG aagcaATACTTTCGACAACAAAGACAGTGTAGGATTGAAACcacacaatgaaaataacattgCGAGGCTAGATGATAATGTTACGACtgatagtttttaa